Sequence from the Pseudophaeobacter arcticus DSM 23566 genome:
TGGCATCACGAGCGCCGCTCGCGTCAATCCGCCGTGAGCCGCCCGGTAGAAAAACGCATCGCCCCTGAAGAACGCCGCCGCCGCAAGTTGGTCCGGCGCAGCCACTTTATGACCATTGCCGCCGCCTGGGTGATCACAGTGCCCGCCGCGGCGCTGCTGTCTGGCTGCATCTATCTGTTGCTGGCAACTCTCACCCAATAACCCACCCGAGGGTCGCGTCAGGGTTGCCCCGGGGTCATCTCAGCGAACCTGGACCAAAACTAGATCTGGCCGGGCTGCAGTTTTGGCAGCCCGGTCTTTTTCATTTCCGCCTGCCGGATCAATTGTATCACCACATCGCAAACTGGCGTGGCCACACCATGGGCCAGGCCCAGGCGCTGGATTTCACCCTGCAGCGCATCCACTTCGGTGATCCGCCCCTGCAGCAGATCCTGCGCCATAGAGCTGCGCGCGGCTGGATCAATTGTCAGCATCTGCGCCGCAATCCGGGTAAACGCCCAATTGGGCAGGCGCAGGATATGCGGGATTGTCCAGGCTGGCAGCGGTGTCGTCGACACAGGCCGCAGGCCAGCCGCCCGCATCACCCGCAGGGCCTCGGACATCTGATCGGCCATCAGCCGACGCCAGGCACGGCTTTGCAGCTGCGTCTTCAAAGGCAGACCAGAGAGAGCATTCAAGGCGTTGTTGAGATTGATCAGTAACTTGCCCCATTGCACCCCGGTTATATCCGGGGTCTCACCCACCGGCAGCCCCGGCGCCGTCAGAAACCTGGCCCAATGCCCGCTACCTTCGGCAATCAGGATCTCTCCGGAGGAGGCCCGGTGATATCCGGGCAGCACTGCTGCGCCCTCTGCCGCTTCAGGGGGGTCTGCGGGCACCACGTTAAAGGGCACCATCGCGGCACGCAGATCCCGCCCCGGCAACATCTGGCGCAGCAGGTCCACATTTGTCACCCCATTCTGAAAGCTGAGCACCGGCGCATTTGGGGGCGCATATTGCGCAATCAACTGCCCCATCGCCGCGGTGCCATTTGACTTCACCGCAACAACCACCAGATCGGCCTCTGCCAGCACCGCCGGGTCTTCGCTACAGCGCAGCTGCCGCGCCTCAACCCGCTGATCTAGCCCCGCGTAATCCGTCAGCCGCAGACCGCGCTGCGCAATGGGCCCCAGGATGCGGCCACGCCCCAGCAAAGTGACGCTATGCCCCGCTGCCGCCCAGAGCCCGCCGCAAAAGCAGCCAATAGCACCGGCACCGGCAATCACGATACGCAGCGATCTCCCGCCCGGGCGGCTCATGCCGCAACGGGTAGTCGGGCAAGAACCTCTTGGGTGGGCAATACGTCTCCAAATCCCGCAGCCAGAGAGGAAAGCGTCACCTCCAGCACCACCTCGGCATCCAGATCACCACCTTTGCGGGCGGGCATGGCAAAGGCGATCAGCGCGTCTTCGACCACCGCAACGCCAAAGCCCAGATTGGCCGCAGAGCGCGCGGTGGAATTGACACAGAAGGCCGCAACGCCCCCCACAATCACCAGATTGCGGATGCCACGGGCCTGCAACGCCTCTGCCAGCCCGGTACCGACAAAGCCAGAGGAACCGGTTTTCCAAAACACCGTCTCCCCCTCCTGGGGCTGGGCGCAGGGCATTGGCTGGCCCGAGGGCAGATCGCGGCGAAATTTGCTCTCGGCCCGTGGATCATCATGCATCACATGCAGCACCGGCAGGCCAGCACCGCGAAAACCCGCCATAAGCTGGGCAATGTTGTCTTCGGCATCCGGGGTGGCACGCGGGCGCCCTGCCGCGGTGGCATTTGCCATCTCCATCTGCATATCAACACTCAAGAGGGCCCAGCCTTGGTCCATCTGCTGCGGTTGATCGGTGCTCACAATAAAACCCTCGCGCTAAACTGAATAACGCGAGGGTTGCAGAAGTTTTTCAAAATGACCAGTCCCCAGTCGTGCCCAAGGCACGCGCATGCGGCGTCTGGGACACCGGCCAATGGGTCAAGGACAGCGCCGGGTTAAACCCCGAGACACCAGCGCATGACGGCCTTTTGCGCATGCAGGCGGTTTTCGGCCTCGTCAAAGATCACCGACTGCGGACCATCCATCACCGCCGAGGTCACCTCTTCTTCGCGGTGGGCTGGCAGGCAATGCATGAACAAGGCGTCGGGTTTGGCATGGGACATCAGCTCCTCATTGACCTGATAGGGGCGCAGCATGTTATGGCGCCGCTCTTTCGAGGACTGGCTGTCATGCATGCTGACCCAGGTATCGGCCACCACCAGATCGGCGCCCTCAACCGCTTTAAACGCATCGCGCTCGATCACCACTTTGGAGCCAGCCTTGCGGGCCAGACCAACAAATTCCTCTTCCGGGTCCAGCTGCGACGGGCCGGTAAAGGTGAGGTCAAAACCAAATTTGGCCGCCGCATGCAAAAAGGAGGCGCAAACATTGTTGCCGTCGCCGGCCCAGACGACCTTTTTGCCTTTGATCGAGCCGCGTTGTTCCTCGTAGGTCTGGATATCGGCCATGATCTGGCAGGGGTGGGTGCGGTCAGTCAGGCCATTGATCACCGGCACATCGGCATATTCTGCCATCTCATGCAGGACGGCTTCGTCAAAGGTTCGGATCATGATCAGATCCACATAGCGCGACATCACCCGCGCAGTATCGGCAATGGTCTCGCCGTGGCCCAACTGCATGTCCTTGCCCGAAAGCACCATGCTCTGGCCACCCATCTGCCGCACCCCGACATCAAAGGAAATGCGGGTCCGGGTTGAGGGTTTTTCAAAAATCAGCGCCACCATCTGGCCCGCCAGCGGCTGTTCATCGTCAGCCATGCCCTTGGGGCGGCCCTGACGGGCCAGTTTCATCACCTTTGCCTGGTCGATAATGCCGTGCAGATCTTCGCTGCTGGTTGTATGAATATCAAGGAAGTGGTTCATATCATGTCGCTTTTTGGTTACGTACCGGGGCAGAAAAAATTGCGGGGGCTGCCTGTCCCCGCCCCCCCGGTACTATATGGGGAAGATGAAACTCAGTCCTGAGTAACTTGGGCCTGACTGGCCAGGCTTTGCTCTACCTGAGTGGCGGCCTTGTCCAGGCGGGTAATGGCCTCGCCAATGTCCTCATCGCTGAGGGTCAGAGGCGGCAGGAGACGGATCACATTATCGGCTGCAGGCACCGTGATGACCGCGTTGTCATACCCCGCCTGCACGACATCCATATTCGCCGCCTTACATTTCAGCCCCAGCATCAGTCCAGCGCCGCGCAGCTCTTCAAACACCTCTGGGTGGGCGGCCACCAGCCCCTCCAGCCGTTGGCGAAACAGGCCTGCGCGACGGTTCACATCCGCCAGGAAACCCGGTGCCATCACCTCTTCGATCACCGCACAGCCAACGGCGCAGCCCAGCGGGTTGCCGCCATAGGTCGAGCCATGGGTGCCAGCGGTCATGCCGGACGCGGCCTCTTCGGTGGCCAGAACCGCGCCCAGGGGGAAGCCACCGCCGATGCCCTTGGCCACCATCATGATGTCGGGGATGATGCCAGCCCATTCATGGGCAAAGAGCTTGCCGGTCCGGCCAACGCCGCATTGCACCTCATCCAGGATCAGCAGGATGCCCTTGTCGTCGCAGATCTGGCGCAGCGCCTTGAGCTCGGCATCCGGCACCGGACGAATACCGCCCTCGCCCTGTATCGGCTCGATCAGCACCGCCGCGGTTTGATCCGTTATCGCATTGGTCAGCCCGTCCATGTCGCCAAAGGTGAGATGCACAAAGCCCGGCAGCAGCGGGCCAAAGCCCTTGACCATCTTTTCCGTGCCTGCCGCGGCAATACCCGCAGAGGAGCGACCGTGGAACGACCCGTCAAAGGTGATGATCTCAACCCGTTCGGGCTGGTCTTTCTCATAGAAATACTTGCGCGCCATCTTGACCGCCAGCTCGCAGGCCTCGGTGCCGGAGTTGGTGAAAAACACTGTATCGGCAAATGTGTGCTCCACCAGCAGATCCGCCAGCTTTTCCTGCTGCGGGATCCTGTAGAGGTTGGAGACATGCCAGAGGTTCTGGGCCTGGGTGCTCAGCACCTCGACCAGTTTGGGATGGGCATGGCCCAGCGCGTTGACAGCGATGCCCGAGCCCAGATCCAAAAATCGGCGCCCGTCCGCCTCGAACAGCCAGGAACCTTCGCCTTTTACGAACTCAAGCGGAGCACGGTTATAGGTGGGCAGTACGGACGGGATCATTGGATCATCCTTTTTGGAAAGTTAAGGCCAAAGCAGTGCATGAGCCGGGCCTGAGGGTCAATAATGAGAGGTTGGTTTTGTGCCATTACGCCGCAAAAGCGCACAGGCCATAGATCAAACGCGCCAGATTACGCCAATCGGCGTCGGCGTCGCAACAAGGGGATATGTGTAGCTTTGATCATAGTTGGGCTCCATATCGGAGCATTTGGCAAAAAGAAACCCCTTTTGCCACCAAAATCCGACATTATGTCCTTGCCATCGCAGTGAAGCCCCCCGGCCTTAACTCTCCCCCTGGCCACTCGCCTTGCTGTAATAGATCTTGCAAATGCGCGGCAAGCAGCGCAGCAGGGACCACATGAGCATCACCCCCACACAGAACCCGCCGCTTGCGGCGGCCCTGATTATCCTGGCCACCGTTTTTATTGCCGCGACCACGCTATTGGCCAAGGCGCTGGGAACCGAGGCATTGGGACCACCCCTGCATCCTTTGCACATCAGCCAGGGGCGGTTTTTATTTGCCTTCGTGGTGATTTCCATGGCCGTGGCGGGGCTGCGGTTCAAACTGCGCCCACCACAGTGGCGGCTGCATATCGGGCGGACCAGCTGTGGCTGGATGGGCATCACGCTGATGTTCGCCTCGGTGGCCTATATCCCGCTGGCGGACGCCACCGCGATTGCCTTTTTGAACCCGGTTTTTGGTATGTTGCTGGCAATTCCCTTGCTGGGCGAACGGGTTGGCCGCTGGCGTTGGGGCGCGGCCGGCCTCGCCCTGGTGGGGGCCATGATCCTGTTGCGACCAACGCCGGACAGTTTTCAACCTGCCGCGCTTTTGGCACTGGCGGCTGCGGCCATCATGGGGCTGGAGCTGATATTTATCAAAAAGCTCGCAGGGCGCGAACGCCCGCTGCAGATTTTGTGGTTCAACAATGCCTTGGGGATGATGATTGCCAGCGCAGCAGTGGTGCCGGTCTGGCAGGCGCCCACTGCGCTGCA
This genomic interval carries:
- the argF gene encoding ornithine carbamoyltransferase, translating into MNHFLDIHTTSSEDLHGIIDQAKVMKLARQGRPKGMADDEQPLAGQMVALIFEKPSTRTRISFDVGVRQMGGQSMVLSGKDMQLGHGETIADTARVMSRYVDLIMIRTFDEAVLHEMAEYADVPVINGLTDRTHPCQIMADIQTYEEQRGSIKGKKVVWAGDGNNVCASFLHAAAKFGFDLTFTGPSQLDPEEEFVGLARKAGSKVVIERDAFKAVEGADLVVADTWVSMHDSQSSKERRHNMLRPYQVNEELMSHAKPDALFMHCLPAHREEEVTSAVMDGPQSVIFDEAENRLHAQKAVMRWCLGV
- a CDS encoding aspartate aminotransferase family protein, which translates into the protein MIPSVLPTYNRAPLEFVKGEGSWLFEADGRRFLDLGSGIAVNALGHAHPKLVEVLSTQAQNLWHVSNLYRIPQQEKLADLLVEHTFADTVFFTNSGTEACELAVKMARKYFYEKDQPERVEIITFDGSFHGRSSAGIAAAGTEKMVKGFGPLLPGFVHLTFGDMDGLTNAITDQTAAVLIEPIQGEGGIRPVPDAELKALRQICDDKGILLILDEVQCGVGRTGKLFAHEWAGIIPDIMMVAKGIGGGFPLGAVLATEEAASGMTAGTHGSTYGGNPLGCAVGCAVIEEVMAPGFLADVNRRAGLFRQRLEGLVAAHPEVFEELRGAGLMLGLKCKAANMDVVQAGYDNAVITVPAADNVIRLLPPLTLSDEDIGEAITRLDKAATQVEQSLASQAQVTQD
- a CDS encoding 2-dehydropantoate 2-reductase, whose amino-acid sequence is MSRPGGRSLRIVIAGAGAIGCFCGGLWAAAGHSVTLLGRGRILGPIAQRGLRLTDYAGLDQRVEARQLRCSEDPAVLAEADLVVVAVKSNGTAAMGQLIAQYAPPNAPVLSFQNGVTNVDLLRQMLPGRDLRAAMVPFNVVPADPPEAAEGAAVLPGYHRASSGEILIAEGSGHWARFLTAPGLPVGETPDITGVQWGKLLINLNNALNALSGLPLKTQLQSRAWRRLMADQMSEALRVMRAAGLRPVSTTPLPAWTIPHILRLPNWAFTRIAAQMLTIDPAARSSMAQDLLQGRITEVDALQGEIQRLGLAHGVATPVCDVVIQLIRQAEMKKTGLPKLQPGQI
- a CDS encoding DMT family transporter, producing the protein MSITPTQNPPLAAALIILATVFIAATTLLAKALGTEALGPPLHPLHISQGRFLFAFVVISMAVAGLRFKLRPPQWRLHIGRTSCGWMGITLMFASVAYIPLADATAIAFLNPVFGMLLAIPLLGERVGRWRWGAAGLALVGAMILLRPTPDSFQPAALLALAAAAIMGLELIFIKKLAGRERPLQILWFNNALGMMIASAAVVPVWQAPTALQWAALAALGTLMACAQACFVNGMARADASFVAPFSYATLIFATLYDFFGFGVIPDWITLIGAAVILSGAAILAWREGRRSPMEQPVKQVALKP
- a CDS encoding isochorismatase family protein, encoding MSVDMQMEMANATAAGRPRATPDAEDNIAQLMAGFRGAGLPVLHVMHDDPRAESKFRRDLPSGQPMPCAQPQEGETVFWKTGSSGFVGTGLAEALQARGIRNLVIVGGVAAFCVNSTARSAANLGFGVAVVEDALIAFAMPARKGGDLDAEVVLEVTLSSLAAGFGDVLPTQEVLARLPVAA